Proteins encoded within one genomic window of Microbacterium sp. LKL04:
- a CDS encoding DNA glycosylase AlkZ-like family protein → MHRLTRDEARRIAVRAQLLDADRPGDVVEVAEQIAAIKIDPTAVIAPSEQSICWSRIGWAYEPGQLSKAVEGDRLLFEYDGHFRPASLLPALRAIMPSRRLSAATAAYLEANAAFRAEILRRLDRDGPLPASEIPDTSAVQAKNESGWYGANQVPRMLELMSYLGDVAISGRLGRQRVWDLPERVYGATDAAMSPSDAEEALAGRRLQALGIARQKSPWSGVGTAGEEAEVEGSSWRWRVDPEAIAALDDDPGGRAAILNPYDRMLFDRPRLTELFDFTFVLEQFKPKHQRVYGYFAHPILVGDRFVALLDAALDEKKETLVVAAVHELAPLDADEREMVHAEIRDLGEWLGVPVRGLE, encoded by the coding sequence ATGCACCGGCTCACGAGGGACGAGGCGCGCCGCATCGCGGTGCGCGCGCAGCTGCTCGACGCGGATCGTCCCGGCGACGTCGTCGAAGTGGCGGAGCAGATCGCCGCGATCAAGATCGACCCGACCGCCGTCATCGCCCCCAGCGAGCAGTCGATCTGCTGGTCGCGGATCGGGTGGGCGTACGAGCCCGGCCAGCTGTCGAAGGCCGTCGAGGGCGATCGGCTGCTGTTCGAGTACGACGGGCACTTCCGCCCGGCATCCCTCCTCCCCGCTCTGCGCGCGATCATGCCGAGCCGCCGCCTGAGCGCCGCGACGGCGGCCTATCTCGAGGCGAATGCCGCCTTCCGCGCCGAGATCCTGCGCCGCCTCGACCGCGACGGTCCCCTGCCGGCATCGGAGATCCCCGACACGAGCGCGGTCCAGGCGAAGAACGAGAGCGGCTGGTACGGGGCGAACCAAGTGCCGCGGATGCTGGAACTGATGTCGTACCTCGGCGACGTCGCGATCAGTGGTCGCCTCGGACGGCAGCGGGTGTGGGACCTGCCCGAACGCGTCTACGGGGCGACGGATGCCGCGATGAGCCCGTCCGACGCCGAGGAGGCACTCGCGGGCCGGCGCCTGCAGGCCCTCGGCATCGCGCGGCAGAAGTCGCCGTGGTCCGGCGTCGGCACGGCCGGCGAGGAAGCCGAGGTGGAGGGGAGCTCGTGGCGCTGGCGCGTCGACCCCGAGGCGATCGCGGCCCTGGACGACGACCCGGGCGGGCGCGCGGCGATCCTCAACCCGTACGACCGGATGCTCTTCGACCGGCCGCGCCTGACCGAGCTGTTCGACTTCACCTTCGTCCTCGAGCAGTTCAAGCCCAAGCATCAGCGGGTCTACGGCTACTTCGCGCATCCGATCCTCGTCGGCGACCGTTTCGTCGCGCTCCTCGACGCAGCGCTCGACGAGAAGAAGGAGACGCTCGTGGTCGCCGCGGTCCACGAGCTCGCCCCGCTCGACGCGGACGAACGCGAGATGGTGCACGCCGAGATCCGGGACCTCGGCGAATGGCTCGGGGTCCCGGTCCGCGGACTGGAGTGA